A region of Triplophysa rosa linkage group LG16, Trosa_1v2, whole genome shotgun sequence DNA encodes the following proteins:
- the LOC130566886 gene encoding uncharacterized protein LOC130566886, giving the protein MEHIHLSVFIVVAICRCQGEQHFSSSETLHFKFANHKWMKKIQDLPLSAISIPGTHQSNRHSQTSPPAFQAWGLHNQLDAGIRFFDLHVTSSNIQYVKTEGVQESETFFYAFRTLQTFLVKHRKETLLLRVTPDEGAVAQVTEWLSRGDLPLWRDKDVPTLGQVRGKIVLVQSSTLNLGLPVHVTELDTEKDKKETQMKENIKLASQNCEHDMMLTYTGSKGGSEEPLEIAKTLNKQVDDYLLELKGDTNRPHCVGIIAMDFPGPKVIQTIIDFNGKLGYMSKKLQDTDVAVPETFESDGKEEKTGNHPSEDNKHPSEDHKHPSEDHKHASEDHKHPSEDHEHASEDHEHTSEDHEHASEDHEHASIMNIHLKIMNIMNMHLKITNIHLNITNIHLKITNMHLKITNIHLKITNIHLKITNIHLKITNIHLKITNIHLKITNMHLKITNIHLKITNIHLKITNIHLKITNIHLKITNMHLKITNIHLKITNMHLKIRNIHLKITNITNMHLKITNIHLKITNITNIHLKITNMHLKITNIHLKITNIHLKITNMHLKITNITNMHLKITNIHLKITNIHLKIMRIIHQMNMNIHLKITNIHLKIMNITNIHLKIMRIIH; this is encoded by the exons ATGGAACACATTCATCTCTCTGTGTTTATAGT TGTGGCCATCTGTAGATGTCAAGGTGAACAACATTTCAGCTCCTCTGAAACTTTGCATTTCAAATTCGCAAACCACAAATGGATGAAGAAAATTCAAGATCTGCCACTATCAGCTATATCGATTCCCGGCACACACCAAAGCAACCGGCACTCACAAACATCTCCTCCAGCATTTCAAGCATGGGGTCTGCACAACCAACTGGATGCCGGCATACGATTTTTTGATCTGCATGTGACCTCCAGCAACATACAATATGTAAAAACTGAAGGCGTTCAGGAAtctgaaacatttttttatgctTTTAGAACTCTGCAGACTTTTCTTGTGAAACATAGGAAAGAGACACTGTTGCTTAGAGTTACTCCAGATGAGGGAGCTGTTGCTCAAGTCACTGAGTGGTTGAGTCGGGGTGATTTGCCTTTATGGAGAGACAAAGATGTTCCCACACTTGGCCAGGTGCGAGGAAAGATAGTCTTGGTCCAGAGTTCAACTTTAAATCTAGGACTTCCTGTTCATGTCACAGAGTTAGACACAGAGAAggataaaaaagaaacacaaatgaaagaaaatatcaaATTAGCTTCACAAAACTGTGAACATGATATGATGCTGACATATACTGGGTCCAAAGGTGGATCAGAGGAGCCGTTAGAAATTGCCAAAACACTCAACAAACAGGTTGATGATTACCTTCTTGAACTAAAAGGAGACACAAATAGACCACATTGTGTAGGTATTATTGCCATGGACTTCCCTGGCCCAAAAGTAATTCAAACAATCATCgattttaatggcaaattaggATATATGTCAAAGAAATTACAGGACACAGATGTAGCCGTACCGGAAACTTTTGAGAGTGatggaaaagaagaaaaaactgGCAATCATCCATCTGAAGATAACAAACATCCATCTGAAGATCACAAACATCCATCTGAAGATCACAAACATGCATCTGAAGATCACAAACATCCATCTGAAGATCACGAACATGCATCTGAAGATCACGAACATACCTCTGAAGATCATGAACATGCATCTGAAGATCACGAACATGCATCT ATCATGAACATCCATCTGAAGATCATGAACATCATGAACATGCATCTGAAGATCACGAACATCCATCTGAACATCACGAACATCCATCTGAAGATCACGAACATGCATCTGAAGATCACAAACATCCATCTGAAGATCACGAACATCCATCTGAAGATCACGAACATCCATCTGAAGATCACGAACATCCATCTGAAGATCACGAACATCCATCTGAAGATCACGAACATGCATCTGAAGATCACAAACATCCATCTGAAGATCACGAACATCCATCTGAAGATCACGAACATCCATCTGAAGATCACGAACATCCATCTGAAGATCACGAACATGCATCTGAAGATCACAAACATCCATCTGAAGATCACGAACATGCATCTGAAGATCAGAAACATCCATCTGAAGATCACGAACATCACGAACATGCATCTGAAGATCACAAACATCCATCTGAAGATCACGAACATCACGAACATCCATCTGAAGATCACGAACATGCATCTGAAGATCACAAACATCCATCTGAAGATCACGAACATCCATCTGAAGATCACGAACATGCATCTGAAGATCACGAACATCACGAACATGCATCTGAAGATCACAAACATCCATCTGAAGATCACGAACATCCATCTGAAGATCATGAGAATCATCCATCAGatgaacatgaacatccatCTGAAGATCACAAACATCCATCTGAAGATCATGAACATCACAAACATCCATCTGAAGATCATGAGAATCATCCATTAG
- the zc3h12ab gene encoding ribonuclease ZC3H12A — MSTKISTIPTLRTFLDSRWSDSNDATAWLTAPAAVCDPPVTCKDRMDPGQPNPTPDEFQTQLDLFLKLGFSQTQVRAAFLKLGLGADTNKVLGELIQAGGEPEEPTASPVLVPRGDGTKVRSAQTDCRSSPEELVEDEDALRPIVIDGSNVAMSHGNKEVFSCLGIQLAVNFFLVRGHLDITVFVPSWRKEQPRPDVPITDQHILRELEKRKLLVFTPSRRVAGKRVVCYDDRFIVRLAYDSDGIIVSNDTYRDLQGERPDWKRFIEERLLMYSFVNDKFMPPDDPLGRHGPTLDNFLRKTPRLPKKQPCPYGKKCTYGIKCKFHHPERSKQSQRALADELRDKAKISSTPHKPQSIPLGPSQSPSLEEVLEHKLSLDPCGPLKKTHTSENVLVVKGVPQPTQKKFSSKREHRHSPTDPSSFPYGSQERLDSGLGSYESHLPEALYYETEHRKSKPSSGGRHPCGPANRQPCSCCSYESQSVSGGSMSLTSSPNPEHMSYGQPRYHSYGGGPVYPPVNMSQYSYHHSRGPPPHHGYWSDHYGAYPPASQSPLQDERGHGRWSPSKPNPQWSEREQVRKKLLAIFNARLVDRAMDRFPQILDPQRLAAEILTLQSQDGAL, encoded by the exons ATGAGCACGAAAATAAGCACCATCCCAACGTTGCGCACGTTTTTGGATTCCCGTTGGTCTGACTCAAACGACGCCACCGCATGGCTAACAGCCCCCGCGGCCGTATGTGACCCTCCCGTTACCTGCAAAGATAGAATGGACCCGGGTCAGCCCAACCCAACCCCAGACGAGTTCCAGACCCAGCTCGACCTGTTCCTCAAACTGGGGTTTTCCCAAACTCAGGTGCGCGCTGCTTTCCTGAAACTCGGCCTCGGTGCGGACACAAACAAAGTTCTGGGGGAGCTGATACAGGCTGGTGGAGAACCTGAGGAACCCACCGCCTCCCCTGTGCTGGTTCCACGCGGGGATGGTACGAAGGTCCGAAGCGCCCAGACAGACTGTCGTAGCTCCCCAGAAGAGCTTGTAGAAGATGAAGATGCACTCAGACCGATTGTTATAGATGGAAGTAATGTAGCCATGAG CCATGGGAACAAGGAAGTTTTCTCCTGTCTGGGAATCCAGCTGGCTGTGAATTTCTTCCTGGTGCGAGGTCACCTTGACATCACCGTGTTTGTGCCATCCTGGAGAAAAGAGCAGCCGCGGCCTGACGTTCCCATCACAG ATCAACACATTTTACGGGAGCTGGAGAAGAGAAAGCTTCTTGTATTCACGCCATCCAGAAGGGTGGCTGGAAAACGTGTGGTTTGCTATGACGACCGTTTCATAGTGAGGCTGGCGTACGACTCCGACGGCATCATTGTGTCCAACGACACGTATCGAGATCTCCAGGGAGAACGTCCAGATTGGAAGCGTTTCATTGAGGAGAGACTTCTGATGTACTCGTTCGTCAATGATAA atttatgCCCCCGGATGACCCTCTGGGAAGACATGGTCCCACCCTAGACAACTTCTTGAGGAAGACTCCACGTCTACCTAAGAAACAGCCGTGTCCTTACG GAAAGAAGTGCACGTACGGAATCAAATGCAAATTCCATCACCCTGAGCGAAGCAAACAATCCCAGCGTGCCCTGGCCGACGAGCTGCGGGACAAGGCTAAAATCTCTTCCACACCTCACAAACCACAGTCGATTCCTCTCGGGCCCAGTCAAAGTCCATCTCTAGAAGAAGTTTTGGAACACAAACTATCTCTTGACCCGTGCGGACCGctcaaaaaaacacacaccagCGAAAACGTGCTGGTCGTCAAAGGAGTCCCTCAGCCGACTCAGAAGAAGTTTTCCTCAAAGAGAGAACACCGTCATTCCCCGACAGATCCGAGTTCTTTTCCTTACGGATCGCAGGAGCGTTTGGATTCTGGCTTGGGGTCCTACGAAAGTCATTTACCGGAAGCGCTCTACTACGAAACGGAGCACAGAAAGTCCAAACCGTCCAGCGGTGGGCGGCACCCTTGCGGTCCAGCTAACAGACAACCCTGCAGTTGCTGCTCGTATGAATCTCAGAGCGTCAGCGGAGGCAGCATGAGCTTAACCAGCTCGCCAAACCCAGAACACATGAGTTACGGTCAACCCCGTTATCATTCGTACGGAGGGGGTCCGGTTTACCCGCCCGTCAACATGTCACAGTATTCGTATCATCACAGCAGAGGTCCTCCACCTCATCATGGATACTGGTCTGATCATTATGGTGCCTATCCTCCAGCATCCCAGAGTCCCTTGCAGGATGAGAGAGGACATGGGCGCTGGTCCCCTTCCAAACCAAATCCACAGTGGTCCGAGAGGGAGCAGGTGAGAAAGAAATTGCTGGCGATTTTTAATGCACGGTTGGTGGACAGGGCTATGGACAGGTTTCCTCAGATCCTCGATCCGCAAAGACTGGCTGCAGAGATTTTGACCCTACAATCTCAAGATGGGGCTTTATAA